Proteins encoded in a region of the Streptomyces sp. NBC_00513 genome:
- a CDS encoding VOC family protein, whose translation MATRIDLTLDCADARPLAAFWKTALGYVDEPPPAPFATREEWAAHFDPPEDGATEHDPDAADPAGGGAWLHDPDGVGPRLSILRVPEPKRAKNRLHMDIRVPGHGGTDERWERIRAEARRLVAAGGRLVEEFEGHHVVMTDPEGNEFCVAAAPA comes from the coding sequence ATGGCCACCCGAATCGATCTGACGCTTGACTGTGCCGATGCCCGGCCGCTGGCCGCCTTCTGGAAGACGGCACTGGGTTACGTAGACGAGCCGCCACCCGCTCCCTTCGCCACGCGCGAGGAGTGGGCCGCCCACTTCGATCCCCCGGAGGACGGCGCGACCGAGCACGACCCGGACGCGGCCGACCCCGCGGGCGGCGGGGCATGGCTCCACGATCCCGACGGCGTCGGCCCCCGCCTCTCCATCCTGAGGGTTCCGGAGCCCAAGCGGGCCAAGAACCGCCTCCACATGGACATCCGGGTGCCGGGGCACGGCGGTACGGACGAGCGGTGGGAACGGATCAGGGCGGAGGCCCGGCGTCTGGTGGCGGCGGGCGGAAGGCTCGTGGAGGAGTTCGAGGGACACCATGTGGTGATGACGGACCCGGAGGGCAACGAGTTCTGTGTGGCCGCCGCCCCCGCGTGA
- a CDS encoding transposase, producing MERRFQLSDEAWTAIETRLGRPAARVERTAVEAIVWKLSTGAAWRDLPARYGPWHSMAERYRIWVGDGTWGRVEAALVSSPADLVGEDDWSTRWLPRQADAAPTDEASGLAARTGPAGEAAAP from the coding sequence GTGGAGCGCCGATTTCAGTTGAGTGACGAGGCCTGGACCGCGATCGAGACGCGGCTCGGCAGGCCCGCGGCCCGTGTGGAGCGCACGGCCGTCGAGGCCATCGTGTGGAAATTGTCGACGGGTGCCGCCTGGCGGGATCTACCCGCTCGGTACGGGCCCTGGCACAGCATGGCCGAGCGGTACCGGATCTGGGTCGGTGACGGCACCTGGGGCCGCGTCGAGGCGGCGCTGGTGTCCTCCCCCGCCGATCTGGTGGGCGAGGACGACTGGAGCACCCGGTGGCTCCCCCGGCAGGCCGACGCCGCACCCACGGACGAGGCCTCGGGCCTCGCCGCCCGGACGGGGCCGGCCGGGGAGGCCGCGGCGCCGTGA
- a CDS encoding DoxX family protein, with protein MNTTSSGPRSAATRHALLPLRLFLGITFVYAGVDKLLDPAFLSATGDGSIGQQLEGVKGSAAIPALVAVALNDPGGFGLAMALGETAVGVGVLAGLLTRIAALGGALISLSLWLTVSWQATPYYYGNDLAYLMAWTPLVLAGAPTLSLDAALRRRRATPRGRRRVNRRG; from the coding sequence GTGAACACGACATCCTCCGGGCCGCGATCCGCCGCCACGCGGCACGCGCTGCTGCCCCTGCGCCTCTTCCTCGGCATCACGTTCGTGTACGCCGGCGTCGACAAGCTCCTCGACCCGGCGTTCCTCTCCGCCACCGGCGACGGTTCGATCGGCCAACAGCTCGAAGGCGTGAAGGGGTCGGCCGCGATTCCGGCACTGGTGGCGGTCGCCCTGAACGACCCGGGTGGCTTCGGCCTCGCGATGGCCCTCGGCGAGACGGCCGTCGGGGTGGGGGTCCTGGCCGGCCTGCTGACCCGGATCGCCGCCCTCGGGGGCGCCCTGATCTCGCTCTCCCTCTGGCTGACCGTCAGTTGGCAGGCCACCCCGTACTACTACGGCAACGACCTGGCCTATCTGATGGCCTGGACCCCTTTGGTCCTCGCGGGCGCACCGACCCTGTCCCTCGACGCGGCGCTGCGTCGGCGGCGCGCCACCCCCCGGGGCCGGCGGCGCGTCAACCGCCGAGGGTGA
- a CDS encoding GlsB/YeaQ/YmgE family stress response membrane protein — MGIIAWIIIGLLAGMIAKALMPGRDPGGFFVTILIGIAGGLLGGWLGKVLFGVDSIDGFFDLSTWIAAVVGSMILLLVYRLVTGGRRR, encoded by the coding sequence ATGGGAATCATCGCCTGGATCATCATCGGACTGCTTGCGGGAATGATCGCGAAGGCGCTCATGCCCGGCAGGGATCCCGGCGGCTTCTTCGTCACCATCCTGATCGGCATCGCCGGTGGTCTGCTCGGCGGCTGGCTGGGGAAGGTGCTGTTCGGGGTCGACTCGATCGACGGCTTCTTCGACCTCTCGACCTGGATCGCGGCCGTCGTCGGCTCGATGATCCTGCTGCTCGTCTACCGCCTTGTCACGGGCGGCCGACGACGCTGA
- a CDS encoding hemerythrin domain-containing protein encodes MTANHDVVAVILKDHRTMEELFRRMRSVEADRAEALKKFSALLIAHAEAEESEVYGALKRFKNVDDEEVEHGAEEHTEGNEALLALLEVADVGSEEWDERLEDLSKAVSHHIDEEERTILNGARENVPDERRAELGVAFLREREKQLAADCGSIENVRAVLHAHGEAG; translated from the coding sequence ATGACGGCGAATCACGATGTAGTCGCGGTGATTCTGAAGGACCACCGCACCATGGAGGAACTGTTTCGCCGCATGCGGAGCGTGGAGGCCGACCGCGCCGAGGCGTTGAAGAAGTTCTCCGCACTGCTGATCGCGCACGCCGAGGCCGAGGAATCCGAGGTGTACGGGGCGCTGAAGCGGTTCAAGAACGTGGACGACGAGGAAGTGGAACACGGCGCCGAGGAGCACACCGAGGGCAACGAGGCGTTGCTGGCCCTCCTGGAGGTCGCCGACGTCGGATCCGAGGAATGGGACGAGCGCCTCGAGGACCTGTCGAAGGCGGTGTCGCACCACATCGACGAGGAGGAGCGGACGATCCTCAACGGTGCCAGGGAGAACGTCCCGGACGAACGCCGGGCCGAGCTGGGTGTCGCGTTCCTGCGCGAGCGGGAGAAGCAGCTGGCGGCGGACTGCGGCAGCATCGAGAACGTACGGGCCGTCCTGCACGCCCACGGCGAGGCCGGATGA
- a CDS encoding TetR/AcrR family transcriptional regulator encodes MDTSGTQGSDEDTGRRAAVKATARELLVKLGAGGLSPEVVARAGGLSAPDAEAFFPHRDDLLTALIIDAYDESAAAMEEADRVARSAGATAGARLLAVTRALRGWSFDNSAEFTLIYGSPVPGYHAPQETVPHASRTPAVLAGIVRSALEAGELTPPRRVVPGPPLLRPEAVALFGGAPEAPFSDLIERGIVLWSNLIGLLVFQVFSRTHDSVRDESAYFDFAIAVAAESIGLVVPTAEEAQVGGNTSP; translated from the coding sequence ATGGATACTTCCGGAACCCAAGGCAGCGACGAGGACACCGGCCGGCGGGCGGCCGTCAAGGCCACCGCACGCGAACTCCTGGTGAAGCTGGGAGCCGGAGGGCTTTCCCCGGAGGTCGTCGCCCGCGCCGGCGGTCTGTCCGCCCCCGACGCGGAGGCCTTCTTCCCGCACCGGGACGACCTGTTGACCGCGCTGATCATCGACGCGTACGACGAGTCCGCCGCGGCGATGGAGGAGGCCGACCGGGTCGCCCGGTCGGCCGGGGCGACGGCGGGAGCACGGCTCCTCGCCGTGACGCGGGCGCTGCGGGGCTGGTCCTTCGACAACTCCGCGGAGTTCACGCTGATCTACGGCTCGCCCGTGCCGGGCTACCACGCTCCGCAGGAGACCGTCCCTCATGCCTCCCGCACCCCCGCGGTACTGGCCGGCATCGTGCGGTCCGCGTTGGAGGCCGGTGAACTCACCCCGCCGCGGCGGGTGGTGCCCGGGCCGCCGCTGCTGCGCCCGGAGGCCGTGGCACTGTTCGGGGGCGCGCCCGAGGCCCCGTTCTCGGACCTGATCGAGCGCGGCATCGTGCTGTGGAGCAACCTGATCGGGCTCCTGGTGTTCCAGGTCTTCAGCCGGACCCACGACAGTGTTCGGGACGAGTCCGCGTACTTCGACTTCGCCATCGCCGTGGCGGCCGAGTCCATCGGGCTGGTGGTCCCGACGGCCGAGGAAGCACAGGTCGGCGGGAACACGTCTCCTTGA
- a CDS encoding glutamate--cysteine ligase, translating to MRSVGVEEELLLVDPRTGEPAASAGAVLASAIRTGGRAAGADGEIPLEKELHKQQVEFATKPVTMMGELAEEILRWRAEAARHAEAAGVVVAALATCPTRVEPSLSLGERYQWIGRQFGLTAQEQLTCGCHVHVSVDSDEEGVAVLDRIRPWLSVLTALSANSPFWQGEDSGYGSYRSRVWNRWPSAGPVSVFGSADRYHERVRAMLATGALRDEGMIYFDARLAASYPTVEIRVADVCLDAATPVLLAALTRGLVDTASRAWQAGEPPSRVDTALLRLAAWRAARSGLDGPLIHPATLSQTPPEDVVWALYEHVRDALEENGDAERVRAGLVELQERGTGARVQRALLRDEGDLAAVVTRCARLTLGG from the coding sequence ATGCGCAGTGTCGGCGTAGAGGAAGAACTGCTGCTCGTCGATCCGCGGACCGGTGAACCCGCCGCATCGGCCGGCGCGGTGCTGGCCTCCGCGATCAGGACAGGGGGCCGTGCGGCGGGAGCCGACGGCGAGATCCCGCTGGAGAAGGAACTCCACAAGCAGCAGGTCGAATTCGCCACCAAACCGGTGACGATGATGGGCGAACTCGCGGAGGAGATCCTCCGGTGGCGCGCCGAGGCCGCCCGGCACGCGGAGGCCGCGGGTGTCGTCGTCGCCGCCCTCGCCACCTGCCCTACACGGGTGGAGCCCTCGCTGAGCCTGGGGGAGCGGTACCAGTGGATCGGCCGGCAGTTCGGCCTGACGGCACAGGAGCAGCTGACCTGCGGCTGCCACGTGCACGTCTCGGTGGACTCCGACGAGGAGGGCGTGGCGGTCCTCGACCGGATCCGCCCCTGGCTGTCCGTCCTGACCGCCCTGAGCGCGAACTCGCCCTTCTGGCAGGGAGAGGACAGCGGCTACGGGAGCTATCGCAGCAGGGTCTGGAACCGGTGGCCCTCCGCGGGACCGGTGAGCGTCTTCGGCTCGGCCGACCGCTACCACGAGCGGGTCCGCGCCATGCTCGCGACCGGAGCCCTCCGCGACGAGGGCATGATCTACTTCGACGCCCGGCTGGCCGCCTCCTACCCCACGGTGGAGATCCGGGTGGCGGACGTCTGCCTGGACGCGGCCACGCCCGTACTGCTGGCGGCACTGACCCGCGGGCTGGTGGACACGGCCTCCCGGGCCTGGCAGGCAGGAGAGCCCCCCTCCCGGGTCGACACCGCCCTGCTCCGGCTGGCCGCGTGGCGGGCCGCCCGGTCCGGGCTCGACGGCCCCCTGATCCACCCGGCCACCCTGTCGCAGACCCCTCCCGAGGACGTCGTGTGGGCGTTGTACGAACACGTACGGGACGCCCTGGAGGAGAACGGGGACGCCGAACGCGTCCGGGCCGGCCTGGTCGAACTCCAGGAGCGCGGGACCGGGGCCCGGGTGCAGCGCGCCCTCCTGCGCGACGAGGGGGACCTCGCCGCCGTGGTCACCCGGTGCGCGCGCCTCACCCTCGGCGGTTGA
- the proP gene encoding glycine betaine/L-proline transporter ProP, which yields MLRTLLRRRKKALTSEDVSVADQPQVRRAVTAAALGNTMEWFDFGVYAYLAGTMGKVFFPSSSPGAQVVSTFATFAAAFLVRPLGGLVFGPLGDRIGRQKVLAATMIMMAASTFAVGFLPTYASVGFVAPLLLLVCRLVQGFSTGGEYAGATTYIAEYAPDRRRGFLGSWLDFGTFVGYAMGSGLVTILTLVMGSDGLEDWGWRIPFFIAGPLGLIGLYMRLKLEETPAFKKEAAYAAAEGEAVAEAPATGRGNLKEIFTRHWHAVLICMGLVLLYNVTNYMVTSYLPTYMTVTLGENDTTAQLLVLGTMLLVVLTITTVGHTSDRWGRRPVFLAGSVALVALAIPAFLLIREGGILLPAVGCAILGLLLVCFAGTAASTLPALFPTRLRYAALSIAFNISVSLFGGTTPLFTSALVEATGNDMVPAYYLMVAGVIGFVSTLFLHETAGKPLRGSGPMVETPDEADALVARSRTAAGRQARDIWIRLRHPWARHTPRDRDT from the coding sequence CTGCTCCGTACCCTGCTCCGGCGCCGCAAGAAGGCCCTGACCAGCGAGGACGTATCGGTCGCCGACCAGCCGCAGGTACGTCGGGCCGTCACCGCGGCCGCCCTGGGCAACACCATGGAGTGGTTCGACTTCGGCGTCTACGCCTACCTGGCCGGAACCATGGGCAAGGTCTTCTTCCCGTCGAGTTCCCCGGGCGCCCAGGTCGTCTCGACGTTCGCGACCTTCGCCGCCGCCTTCCTGGTACGACCCCTCGGCGGCCTGGTGTTCGGCCCGCTCGGCGACCGGATCGGCCGGCAGAAGGTGCTCGCGGCGACGATGATCATGATGGCGGCCAGTACGTTCGCCGTCGGATTCCTCCCGACGTACGCGTCCGTCGGTTTCGTCGCCCCCCTGCTGCTCCTGGTCTGCCGGCTGGTCCAGGGCTTCTCCACGGGCGGCGAGTACGCCGGCGCGACCACCTACATCGCCGAGTACGCGCCGGACAGACGCCGGGGATTCCTGGGCAGCTGGCTCGACTTCGGCACGTTCGTCGGCTACGCCATGGGCTCCGGCCTGGTCACGATCCTCACCCTCGTCATGGGCTCGGACGGCCTGGAGGACTGGGGCTGGCGCATCCCCTTCTTCATCGCGGGCCCCCTGGGTCTGATCGGCCTGTACATGCGTCTGAAGCTGGAGGAGACCCCGGCCTTCAAGAAGGAGGCGGCCTACGCGGCGGCCGAAGGGGAGGCGGTCGCGGAGGCCCCCGCGACCGGCAGGGGAAACCTCAAGGAGATCTTCACGCGTCACTGGCACGCGGTGCTCATCTGCATGGGGCTGGTCCTGCTCTACAACGTCACGAACTACATGGTGACGTCGTACCTGCCCACGTACATGACCGTCACCCTGGGCGAGAACGACACCACGGCCCAATTGCTGGTCCTCGGGACGATGCTGCTCGTGGTCCTGACGATCACGACCGTGGGCCACACCTCGGACCGCTGGGGCCGCAGACCGGTGTTCCTCGCGGGCAGCGTCGCCCTCGTGGCCCTGGCCATTCCGGCGTTCCTGCTGATCCGGGAGGGCGGGATCCTGTTGCCGGCCGTGGGCTGCGCGATCCTCGGATTGCTGCTCGTCTGCTTCGCGGGGACGGCCGCGTCCACGCTGCCGGCGCTGTTCCCCACCCGCCTGCGCTACGCGGCGCTGTCCATCGCCTTCAACATCTCGGTGTCACTGTTCGGCGGTACGACGCCGCTGTTCACCTCGGCACTCGTGGAGGCCACCGGCAACGACATGGTCCCGGCGTACTACCTGATGGTGGCGGGCGTCATCGGTTTCGTGTCGACGCTGTTCCTCCACGAGACGGCGGGAAAGCCGCTGCGCGGCTCCGGTCCCATGGTCGAGACGCCCGACGAGGCGGACGCGCTGGTGGCCCGCAGCCGCACGGCGGCCGGCCGGCAGGCCCGGGACATCTGGATCCGACTGCGTCATCCCTGGGCCCGCCACACACCCCGCGACCGGGACACGTGA
- a CDS encoding DUF6131 family protein: MIILGVILLIVAIVAHISILYTIGIILIVVGLILWILGAMGHALGGRKHYY; encoded by the coding sequence GTGATCATCCTCGGAGTAATCCTGCTCATCGTCGCGATCGTGGCCCACATCAGCATCCTGTACACCATCGGGATCATCCTCATCGTCGTAGGCCTGATCCTGTGGATCCTGGGCGCCATGGGGCACGCGCTGGGCGGACGCAAGCATTACTACTAG
- a CDS encoding HAD family acid phosphatase codes for MRSTRPRTTRTATAAAVAAAATVLTLFPATVADAAERSAPASVPAVSAPAASAPGGNAAILGIDYATWQRDVADVIDAARPAIEQRIAASPAGEKPALVLDIDNSSLETDFHWFWTFPTPAIGKVRELTRYASERGVAVFFVTARPGIVYSLTERNLKAVGYPVSGLYVRDLPDLFHEVSAYKTGKRAEIEARGYTIIANIGNNTSDLVGGHAERTVKLPDYGGKLS; via the coding sequence ATGCGCAGCACCCGCCCCCGCACCACCCGCACCGCCACCGCCGCCGCGGTGGCCGCCGCGGCCACCGTCCTCACCCTGTTTCCGGCCACCGTCGCGGACGCGGCCGAACGATCCGCGCCCGCGTCCGTGCCCGCGGTCTCGGCCCCCGCCGCTTCCGCGCCCGGCGGCAACGCCGCCATCCTCGGCATCGACTACGCCACCTGGCAGCGTGACGTCGCCGACGTCATCGACGCGGCCCGCCCCGCCATCGAGCAGCGCATCGCCGCCTCGCCCGCCGGGGAGAAGCCCGCGCTCGTCCTGGACATCGACAACAGCTCGCTGGAGACCGACTTCCACTGGTTCTGGACCTTCCCCACCCCCGCGATCGGCAAGGTCCGTGAGCTCACCCGGTACGCCAGTGAGCGTGGGGTCGCCGTCTTCTTCGTGACCGCGCGCCCGGGGATCGTGTACTCCCTCACCGAACGCAACCTGAAGGCCGTCGGCTACCCGGTCTCGGGCCTGTACGTCCGGGACCTGCCCGACCTGTTCCACGAGGTGAGCGCGTACAAGACGGGCAAGCGCGCCGAGATCGAGGCCCGCGGCTACACGATCATCGCCAACATCGGGAACAACACGAGTGACCTCGTCGGCGGCCACGCCGAACGCACCGTCAAGCTGCCCGACTACGGCGGCAAGCTGTCCTGA